From Pagrus major chromosome 9, Pma_NU_1.0, the proteins below share one genomic window:
- the LOC141002408 gene encoding nuclear receptor subfamily 0 group B member 1-like produces MATLEGCRCRGASGRNNNSILYSILKSDSLATTEQQQQQQQQQHPQQQQQLQHLLHKTSSPSTAAPASLQELRQQACSCGSTRRRGVLRSPQVTCKAASAVLVKTLRFVKNVPCFRELPEDDQLMLIRSGWAPLLVLGLAQDRVDFETTETVEPSMLQRILTGVPDRQSEALAGQSSRGAAGVSVVDIEAIKAFLKKCWSVDISTKEYAYLKGAVLFNPDVEGLRCLHYIQSLRREAHQALNEHVRLIHREDTTRFAKLLIALSMLRAISAPVVAQLFFRPVIGAVNIEEVLMEMFYGK; encoded by the exons ATGGCCACGCTGGAGGGCTGCCGCTGCCGGGGTGCCAGCGGccgaaacaacaacagcatccTCTACAGCATTCTGAAGAGTGACAGCCTGGCGACcaccgagcagcagcagcaacaacaacaacaacaacatccccaacaacaacaacaactgcaacaCTTGCTCCACAagacctcctccccctccaccgCCGCCCCAGCCTCCCTGCAGGAGCTCCGGCAGCAGGCGTGCTCCTGCGGCTCGACGCGCCGCCGAGGTGTCCTCCGCTCCCCGCAGGTGACGTGCAAAGCCGCCTCGGCGGTTCTGGTGAAGACGCTGCGCTTCGTGAAAAACGTGCCCTGTTTCCGCGAGCTGCCGGAGGACGACCAGCTGATGTTGATCCGGAGCGGCTGGGCGCCCCTGCTCGTGCTGGGACTCGCGCAGGACCGGGTGGACTTTGAGACCACGGAGACGGTGGAGCCCAGCATGCTGCAGCGCATCCTCACCGGGGTGCCGGACCGGCAGAGCGAGGCGCTGGCCGGCCAGAGCAGCAGGGGGGCGGCCGGGGTGTCTGTGGTGGATATCGAAGCTATCAAAGCGTTCCTGAAGAAGTGCTGGAGTGTGGATATCAGCACGAAGGAGTACGCGTACCTGAAGGGAGCCGTGCTGTTCAACCCAG ATGTGGAGGGTCTGCGCTGCCTCCACTACATCCAGTCCCTGCGTCGGGAGGCGCACCAGGCTCTGAACGAGCACGTCCGGCTCATCCACCGCGAGGACACGACGCGCTTCGCCAAGCTGCTCATAGCCCTGTCCATGCTGAGGGCCATCAGCGCGCCGGTGGTCGCCCAGCTCTTCTTCAGACCCGTTATAGGGGCCGTCAACATCGAGGAGGTGCTCATGGAGATGTTCTACGGGAAGTAG
- the LOC141002698 gene encoding TLR adapter interacting with SLC15A4 on the lysosome has product MLCEGRLLSMTYGELWELDPLPPQRTCGLPRAAAALMPGSTRHAPLVYHNSPEQTGCLDNRSVSAELYISPLQSSDLHRVQSGRQISPEIEIPAQACSDGDSPFLVPSSCQSICQNYSDLHIGGDQVLPLSTNDGELRLGAEGQAAGPFLQSCDVLPAVEESPPRQTSQGGLLHPLRGGSNRWRMGSTRDRSFLFQEREAPFSNSLLNHYLEQKLMDVYQQYMMENMAREGDSDPGPICPLLGSELVLTSIDQITLQLSREGNLEAGLAKDMVLSVLLRVTGDMQSSAISTPFLQISNEASREQLTEN; this is encoded by the coding sequence ATGCTTTGTGAAGGCAGACTGTTGAGCATGACCTATGGTGAATTGTGGGAGCTggatcccctccctcctcagaGGACATGTGGGCTGCCGAGAGCAGCTGCTGCCCTCATGCCGGGCTCCACCAGACACGCTCCACTCGTTTATCACAATTCCCCCGAGCAGACAGGTTGTTTGGACAACAGGAGTGTGTCAGCGGAGTTGTACATTTCTCCGCTGCAGTCATCGGAtctccacagagtccagtcAGGGAGACAGATCTCTCCAGAGATAGAGATCCCGGCTCAGGCTTGCTCAGATGGTGATTCCCCTTTCTTGGTTCCCTCCTCCTGTCAGAGCATCTGTCAAAACTACAGCGACCTCCATATTGGAGGTGACCAGGTGCTGCCTCTCTCAACCAATGATGGTGAGCTGCGGCTTGGCGCTGAGGGCCAGGCAGCAGGGCCCTTCCTCCAGTCCTGCGATGTCCTCCCAGCTGTGGAGGAGTCTCCTCCGAGACAGACGTCTCAGGGGGGACTTCTGCATCCACTCAGGGGAGGGTCAAATCGCTGGAGAATGGGGAGCACCCGTGATCGGAGCTTTTTGTTCCAGGAGCGTGAGGCTCCATTCTCCAACTCTCTTCTGAATCACTACCTGGAGCAGAAACTCATGGATGTATACCAGCAATACATGATGGAGAACATGGCCAGGGAGGGGGATTCTGACCCAGGCCCCATTTGCCCCCTGCTGGGCTCAGAGCTGGTCCTGACCAGCATAGACCAGATCACTCTGCAGCTGAGTCGGGAAGGCAACCTGGAGGCCGGCCTGGCCAAGGACATGGTTCTCAGCGTCCTGCTGCGGGTGACTGGTGACATGCAGTCAAGTGCGATCAGTACTCCCTTTCTGCAGATTTCAAATGAGGCGAGCAGGGAGCAGCTCACAGAGAATTAA